One Veillonellaceae bacterium DNA window includes the following coding sequences:
- a CDS encoding flagellar assembly protein FliW — translation MLIQSTRFGEIEVSNQDLLSFPDGLPGFLDEKKFAFLPQGQDNPFALLQSAISPDLAFVIVEPFTFFSDYSFQLSDDFVQELKLSKENPPQIFNIVTIKENLENATVNLLAPIIVNWQTKIAQQIILEKTEYTTRHKLFPNGLPHKQESEGGK, via the coding sequence ATGTTAATCCAATCAACCCGTTTTGGCGAAATAGAAGTCTCTAACCAAGATCTATTATCCTTCCCTGACGGCCTGCCAGGCTTTCTTGATGAAAAAAAATTTGCCTTTTTACCGCAAGGCCAGGACAACCCCTTTGCTTTACTACAATCCGCGATCAGCCCAGACCTAGCTTTTGTAATAGTAGAACCGTTTACTTTTTTTAGCGACTATAGTTTTCAACTCTCTGATGACTTTGTTCAAGAGCTAAAGTTGTCAAAGGAAAATCCACCGCAAATATTCAATATCGTAACTATTAAAGAAAATCTTGAAAATGCTACTGTCAATTTGCTTGCCCCAATTATAGTAAATTGGCAAACAAAAATCGCTCAGCAAATTATTTTAGAAAAAACGGAATATACTACACGTCATAAACTGTTTCCCAACGGACTGCCTCACAAGCAAGAATCAGAAGGGGGCAAGTAA
- the csrA gene encoding carbon storage regulator CsrA, which produces MLALTRKIGERIVIGDNIVVTVVDVKGDNVRLALEAPKTIKIYRGEIYDAIAAENKQAAAPVDMNALDMFKDIKKTK; this is translated from the coding sequence ATGTTGGCTTTAACGCGAAAAATCGGCGAAAGAATTGTCATCGGCGACAACATTGTCGTAACTGTCGTAGATGTAAAAGGCGATAATGTCAGACTAGCCCTCGAAGCCCCCAAAACCATCAAAATCTACCGCGGCGAGATATACGATGCCATTGCTGCCGAAAATAAACAAGCCGCCGCCCCTGTCGATATGAATGCATTAGATATGTTCAAGGACATCAAGAAAACAAAATAG
- a CDS encoding flagellin, whose translation MIINHNMASLNTYRQLSANNAQTSKSLEKLSSGLRINRAGDDAAGLAISEKMRGQIRGLDQASRNAQDGISLIQTAEGSLNETHSILQRMRELAVQGSNDTATDSDRNEIQKEIEQLKSEINRISDTTEFNTKKLLDGSIGQTSTITGTNAARVTSMTPVDSTIEGDYTVTFSNQKAEVAKFQAASGVQEANVTIENTDAAGGLKAGSYTLEFTGDNDNATVTLKDVNGETVATASAQDFTGGDITLTDGTNDLITIAQDSYNGTSGKVKFDVEITADVSIANADGSTTTKSGVKADANSVMSVGGLEIGVTSFLQADDATVNVTNNGLNFHIGANQNQTTRLAVSKMDTTSLNVNDVDVTSQSGAEAGITKLDIAIQKVSAERSKLGAVQNRLEHTIANLGTSSENLTAAESRVRDVDMAKEMMNFQKNNILSQAAQAMLAQANQQPQGVL comes from the coding sequence ATGATTATCAATCACAATATGGCATCCCTTAACACTTATCGCCAGTTGAGTGCCAACAACGCTCAAACTAGCAAATCCTTAGAAAAACTGTCCTCAGGTCTTCGCATCAACCGCGCTGGTGATGATGCTGCTGGTCTTGCTATCAGCGAGAAAATGCGTGGTCAGATCCGTGGATTGGATCAAGCGTCTCGTAATGCACAAGATGGCATTTCTCTTATTCAAACGGCTGAAGGTAGCTTAAACGAAACTCACAGTATTCTGCAACGCATGCGCGAATTAGCTGTACAGGGTTCTAACGATACTGCAACTGATAGTGACCGTAATGAAATACAAAAAGAAATTGAGCAATTAAAGTCAGAAATAAATCGTATCTCTGATACTACCGAGTTTAATACTAAGAAACTGTTGGATGGTTCTATCGGCCAAACTTCAACTATTACTGGAACTAATGCCGCACGTGTTACTTCTATGACTCCAGTCGATAGTACGATTGAAGGAGATTATACAGTAACGTTTTCCAATCAGAAAGCCGAAGTTGCAAAATTTCAAGCTGCTAGTGGAGTGCAAGAAGCAAATGTTACAATAGAAAACACCGATGCAGCTGGTGGTTTAAAGGCTGGATCTTACACCTTAGAATTTACTGGGGATAATGATAACGCAACTGTTACTTTAAAAGATGTTAATGGCGAAACTGTTGCGACAGCGAGTGCGCAAGACTTTACAGGTGGAGATATTACTCTTACCGATGGAACAAATGACCTCATAACTATTGCTCAAGACTCTTATAACGGAACTTCTGGTAAAGTGAAGTTTGATGTAGAAATTACAGCCGATGTGAGTATTGCTAATGCAGATGGCTCTACTACAACTAAATCAGGCGTAAAAGCAGATGCCAATAGTGTTATGTCTGTTGGCGGGCTTGAAATTGGCGTAACAAGTTTCTTGCAAGCAGACGATGCGACTGTAAATGTAACAAATAACGGACTTAACTTCCATATTGGCGCAAACCAAAACCAAACCACTCGTCTTGCTGTTAGCAAGATGGACACTACATCCTTGAATGTAAATGATGTTGACGTTACTAGCCAGTCTGGTGCAGAGGCTGGCATCACTAAACTAGATATTGCTATTCAGAAAGTATCTGCTGAAAGATCCAAACTTGGTGCAGTTCAAAACCGTTTAGAGCACACTATCGCTAACCTCGGAACTTCCAGCGAAAACCTGACTGCTGCTGAGTCTCGCGTACGCGACGTAGATATGGCGAAAGAAATGATGAACTTCCAAAAGAACAACATTCTTTCCCAAGCTGCTCAAGCAATGCTGGCTCAAGCCAACCAACAACCTCAAGGCGTTCT